In Oceanobacillus sp. FSL K6-2867, one DNA window encodes the following:
- a CDS encoding DUF421 domain-containing protein — MITKLTFELILGFFLLFIIVKVVGRKIINQISPFTFIASIILGELLGNALYEDKIGAFYILYSMCLWGFLLFIVEFLGQKLLFFRGLFEGKPAALIKNGIVDKEALKKNRMNINQLQSLLRQSETFSIREVAFCYLEANGSISILKKTPYQKTTVEDFNLPVKSVYVPVTLIRDGKVLWDEVNDLGFDEDWLKSQLLSKNVADYKSVFIAEWLEDDGIFVQTY; from the coding sequence ATGATTACGAAGCTAACATTCGAACTTATTCTCGGATTTTTCTTGCTGTTTATCATTGTTAAAGTTGTTGGGAGAAAAATCATTAATCAAATATCACCATTTACTTTTATTGCCTCTATCATTTTGGGAGAATTACTTGGAAACGCTCTATACGAAGATAAAATTGGAGCTTTTTATATTTTATATTCCATGTGCTTATGGGGCTTTTTACTATTTATTGTTGAATTTTTGGGTCAGAAGCTTTTGTTTTTCCGTGGCCTTTTTGAGGGAAAGCCTGCCGCTCTGATAAAAAACGGTATCGTCGACAAAGAGGCACTGAAAAAGAACCGAATGAATATCAACCAGCTGCAAAGTTTACTTCGGCAAAGCGAAACATTTTCTATTCGGGAAGTTGCCTTTTGTTACTTAGAGGCAAACGGATCAATTAGCATTTTAAAGAAAACGCCATACCAGAAAACAACAGTGGAGGATTTCAATCTACCCGTTAAATCTGTTTATGTTCCTGTTACGCTCATTCGCGATGGTAAAGTATTATGGGATGAAGTTAATGATCTCGGGTTTGATGAAGACTGGTTAAAGTCACAGCTCTTATCCAAAAATGTGGCAGATTATAAAAGTGTTTTTATAGCTGAGTGGTTAGAAGACGACGGAATTTTTGTGCAAACTTATTAA
- a CDS encoding rhodanese-like domain-containing protein produces the protein MFFRSFFDEKLAQYSYLVGCQRTGEAIVIDPARYVEPYFLVAEKEGLHIVAAAETHIHADFVSGARELALRHDVKLYLSDEGDNDWKYEYVDDVQHEKVKDGTSFSIGNIGFEVLHTPGHTPESISFLLTDRGGGSEKPMGIFTGDFVFVGDVGRPDLLEKAANVAGSSKVGAEQMFESLKRFKNLPDFLQVWPGHGAGSACGKSLGAVPMTTVGYEKMTNWALQHTDKEEFVKELTDEQPEPPKYFAMMKKVNKEGPELTNDEPVPEIDTIETLEQTINNSQSVLVDTRPAQEFGERHLPGSINIPFNKSFPNWAGWLVEYDQDIYVLCDQNQVQDVKIALQSIGLDQLKGFAKVDILDEARNTESYELIDVPELNQRLDEGSVYLIDVRNQSEWNQGHIRGANHMMLGKLKDRLDEIPSDKDIVLQCQSGQRSAIATSLLQGNGFKNVINLKGGFGAWLNEGMPVEK, from the coding sequence ATGTTTTTTAGATCATTCTTTGATGAAAAACTCGCGCAATATTCTTATCTTGTCGGATGCCAACGAACGGGAGAAGCCATTGTTATAGACCCTGCAAGATATGTGGAACCATATTTTCTTGTTGCAGAGAAAGAAGGGCTCCATATTGTTGCTGCAGCGGAAACGCATATTCACGCTGACTTTGTCTCTGGAGCAAGAGAACTTGCTCTACGCCACGATGTGAAGCTGTATCTATCTGATGAAGGAGATAATGATTGGAAATACGAATATGTAGACGATGTCCAACATGAAAAGGTAAAAGACGGCACATCCTTCTCAATTGGGAATATTGGCTTTGAGGTATTACATACACCTGGCCATACACCGGAAAGCATATCGTTCCTTTTAACCGATAGAGGTGGAGGATCGGAAAAACCGATGGGAATCTTCACTGGAGACTTTGTTTTCGTCGGGGATGTTGGCCGACCTGATCTATTAGAAAAGGCCGCAAATGTTGCCGGAAGTTCCAAAGTAGGAGCGGAGCAAATGTTTGAATCCTTGAAGCGGTTTAAGAATCTGCCCGATTTCCTGCAGGTTTGGCCGGGACATGGAGCAGGAAGTGCTTGCGGTAAATCATTAGGCGCTGTTCCGATGACAACCGTAGGATATGAGAAAATGACTAATTGGGCTTTACAACACACGGATAAAGAGGAATTTGTGAAAGAATTAACGGATGAACAGCCAGAGCCACCGAAATACTTCGCGATGATGAAAAAAGTGAATAAGGAAGGTCCAGAACTCACGAATGACGAACCTGTTCCGGAAATTGACACTATCGAAACGCTAGAACAAACGATTAATAACAGCCAATCTGTTCTTGTCGATACGAGACCTGCACAGGAGTTCGGGGAACGCCATCTCCCTGGTTCAATTAACATTCCGTTTAATAAATCGTTTCCGAACTGGGCTGGTTGGTTAGTAGAATATGACCAGGATATCTATGTATTGTGCGATCAGAATCAGGTGCAAGATGTCAAAATCGCCCTGCAATCGATTGGACTTGACCAATTGAAAGGATTCGCAAAAGTAGACATTCTTGATGAAGCACGAAATACGGAAAGCTATGAACTAATAGATGTCCCAGAATTAAATCAGCGACTGGATGAGGGATCCGTTTATTTAATTGATGTTCGAAATCAAAGTGAATGGAATCAGGGCCACATTCGCGGAGCAAACCATATGATGCTGGGTAAATTAAAAGATCGATTAGACGAAATTCCTTCTGACAAAGATATTGTTTTACAATGCCAGTCAGGCCAACGTTCGGCAATTGCTACAAGTTTGCTTCAAGGAAATGGCTTTAAGAATGTCATCAATTTAAAAGGTGGATTTGGAGCATGGCTGAACGAGGGAATGCCAGTTGAAAAATAA
- a CDS encoding iron ABC transporter permease, producing MKNSSAVSKMHEVNPHIPKNFMVVLVIGFVLLGMSVFLSLSLGSRMVGLQEVMDGLFHQDIESYEANVVRKRISRTAFSLFCGAALGVSGALMQAVTRNPIADPSILGVNTGASLFVVCGMAFLNISSAHQYIWLALAGAAITSVFVFGIGSLGRSGATPIKLVLAGAATTAALSSLVVAIMIPRSHVMDQFRFWQVGSVGSATWDGIATFIPFLLIGIVIAVLSAPALNALALGDAIAIGLGVRIGILRLIAALGAVLLCGAATALAGPIGFVGLLSTHVMRLVLGPDLRFVIPMSAISGAVILTISDVSGRIIGSPGELEVGVVTAFIGAPLLIILAMRLKVSSL from the coding sequence ATGAAAAATAGTTCGGCAGTTTCAAAGATGCATGAAGTCAATCCACATATACCGAAAAATTTTATGGTAGTTTTAGTAATTGGTTTTGTCTTGCTCGGCATGAGTGTATTCCTCTCCTTATCATTAGGCTCTCGAATGGTAGGATTACAGGAGGTGATGGATGGTTTATTCCATCAAGATATAGAATCTTACGAAGCAAATGTTGTTCGTAAAAGGATATCACGTACGGCTTTCAGTTTGTTTTGTGGAGCGGCACTGGGAGTTTCAGGAGCACTTATGCAAGCGGTCACTCGTAACCCGATTGCCGATCCAAGTATATTGGGAGTGAACACGGGAGCATCCTTATTTGTAGTTTGTGGTATGGCGTTTTTGAACATCAGCAGTGCACATCAATATATTTGGCTAGCATTAGCTGGAGCTGCAATTACTTCGGTTTTCGTATTCGGAATAGGTTCTCTTGGGCGTAGTGGTGCCACGCCCATCAAACTTGTTCTTGCGGGGGCTGCCACAACTGCAGCCCTTTCTTCATTGGTTGTCGCAATCATGATTCCACGTTCTCATGTCATGGACCAGTTTAGATTTTGGCAGGTTGGAAGTGTTGGTTCTGCAACTTGGGATGGTATTGCTACCTTCATTCCTTTTTTGCTAATCGGAATAGTGATAGCTGTTCTATCTGCACCAGCACTAAACGCATTGGCATTAGGGGACGCTATTGCAATAGGACTAGGTGTCCGAATTGGAATATTAAGGCTTATTGCAGCTCTTGGGGCTGTTCTTTTATGTGGTGCAGCGACAGCGTTGGCGGGTCCAATAGGCTTTGTCGGTCTTTTATCGACTCATGTTATGCGTCTTGTACTTGGTCCTGATCTGCGTTTTGTTATTCCGATGTCAGCAATTTCAGGTGCAGTCATATTGACGATTTCTGATGTCAGCGGCAGGATAATTGGAAGTCCTGGCGAGCTTGAAGTCGGCGTAGTTACAGCATTTATTGGTGCTCCACTACTAATTATATTAGCGATGAGATTGAAAGTGAGTTCGTTATGA
- a CDS encoding iron-siderophore ABC transporter substrate-binding protein: MNTYRKTLLTALLFLIVFMIALVGCSQKSDTAPAPSDDNEASDSAAAESEYPIVIEHAFGETEIPSKPERVVTVQWGNHDVALALGVVPVGFSAANFGVQDDSGLLPWTAEKLDELGAEDPNVFQDTDGLDFEAISDAEPDVILAAYSGITQEDYDLLSQIAPVVAFPTAAWATTWREQVSLNAAGMGMKEEGEQLIKDIEDMVNEKLTEYPQIEGKKVVWVNFSADDMSKLHIYTPIDSRVSFLHELGMVYPDSITEQISDPNSYSLNLSAENAADLYDADLIIGYGNDELLEALQADPLLGKIPAIERGSVAFIESDTPLVAAGTPNPLSITYTIDEYLELIGGAIDKIDEK; encoded by the coding sequence ATGAATACATATCGAAAAACTTTACTTACTGCATTACTATTTTTAATAGTCTTTATGATCGCTTTAGTTGGCTGTTCACAAAAATCAGATACAGCACCTGCACCGTCTGATGATAACGAAGCATCAGATTCCGCAGCTGCAGAATCTGAATATCCAATTGTAATCGAGCATGCTTTTGGCGAAACGGAAATACCAAGCAAGCCTGAACGTGTAGTTACCGTTCAATGGGGCAATCATGATGTTGCACTTGCTTTAGGTGTTGTACCTGTAGGCTTCTCAGCAGCAAATTTCGGTGTTCAGGATGATAGTGGTCTTTTGCCATGGACAGCTGAAAAGCTTGATGAGCTTGGTGCAGAAGATCCAAATGTCTTTCAGGATACAGACGGTCTTGACTTTGAGGCTATTTCAGATGCAGAACCAGACGTTATTTTGGCAGCATACTCTGGTATAACACAGGAGGATTATGACCTTCTAAGTCAAATTGCTCCAGTCGTAGCATTTCCAACCGCAGCATGGGCAACTACATGGCGCGAGCAAGTTAGTTTAAATGCAGCTGGTATGGGCATGAAGGAAGAAGGGGAACAGCTTATTAAGGATATTGAAGACATGGTAAACGAGAAATTGACGGAATACCCTCAGATTGAAGGCAAGAAGGTTGTGTGGGTCAACTTCTCGGCTGACGATATGTCTAAATTGCATATTTACACACCGATAGATTCCCGCGTCTCTTTCCTGCATGAGCTTGGGATGGTTTATCCTGATAGTATCACGGAGCAAATTTCGGACCCAAACAGCTACTCGCTGAATTTAAGTGCTGAGAATGCTGCGGATCTATACGATGCTGACCTAATTATTGGGTATGGTAACGATGAATTACTAGAAGCCCTTCAAGCAGATCCATTGCTTGGAAAAATCCCTGCGATCGAGAGAGGTTCTGTTGCATTTATTGAAAGTGATACACCTTTAGTGGCTGCTGGAACTCCGAATCCACTTTCGATTACGTATACGATTGATGAATACCTGGAATTAATAGGAGGAGCTATTGACAAGATAGATGAAAAATAG
- a CDS encoding iron chelate uptake ABC transporter family permease subunit yields MRNESIAFIMAGRRQRHRRWILVTSFLFVLACILCGAMLLLGNTIHPVKDIIRALLGEQIQGVSFAVNTIRLPRMLAGVFAGFAFGIAGDIFQTMLRNPLANPNVIGITTGSSAAAVFCIVILHASGAVVSIASVIAGLATVTFIYILSRGRSFSIGRLILIGIGVQAMLNALISYLLLVGAEQDIPAALRWLSGSLNGSQMHELPPLILSVFIFAPIVIMLAKQLRILELGEQSATSLGVNTDRTRMLLILSSVCMISLATSTTGPIAFVSFLSGPIAKRLVGGGFSNVIPAGLVGINLVLAADLIGQFAFVVRYPVGIITGIIGAPYLIYLLIRMNRKGEL; encoded by the coding sequence ATGAGAAATGAATCTATTGCGTTTATTATGGCGGGGAGGCGTCAAAGACACCGCCGTTGGATATTGGTTACCAGCTTTCTTTTTGTCCTTGCATGCATTCTTTGCGGTGCGATGCTGCTATTAGGAAATACGATTCATCCAGTGAAAGATATAATCCGCGCCCTTTTGGGGGAACAGATTCAAGGTGTCTCATTTGCAGTTAATACGATACGTCTGCCGAGAATGCTGGCAGGAGTTTTTGCCGGGTTTGCCTTTGGTATTGCGGGAGACATTTTCCAGACGATGCTGCGTAATCCACTTGCAAATCCGAATGTAATCGGTATTACCACAGGATCCAGTGCAGCGGCTGTTTTTTGTATTGTCATTTTGCATGCAAGTGGTGCTGTCGTTTCAATTGCTTCCGTGATTGCTGGTCTTGCTACCGTAACATTCATCTATATTTTATCCAGAGGAAGGTCCTTTTCAATCGGACGATTAATTCTTATAGGGATAGGTGTACAGGCAATGCTTAATGCGCTGATATCCTATCTTTTGCTAGTTGGTGCAGAGCAAGATATACCAGCGGCGCTCAGATGGCTCAGTGGTAGTCTCAATGGCTCTCAAATGCATGAACTGCCACCACTTATCCTATCGGTTTTTATCTTTGCGCCTATCGTTATCATGTTAGCGAAGCAGCTTCGTATATTAGAACTCGGAGAACAGTCGGCAACTTCTCTTGGGGTAAATACCGACAGGACAAGAATGTTGCTTATTTTGAGTTCCGTCTGTATGATTTCCCTTGCGACTTCTACTACTGGACCAATAGCCTTTGTATCTTTCCTTTCAGGTCCAATCGCAAAGAGGCTGGTCGGGGGTGGGTTCTCAAATGTAATTCCAGCAGGCCTTGTTGGTATTAATTTGGTTTTGGCAGCAGATCTAATCGGGCAATTTGCTTTTGTAGTCAGATATCCTGTAGGCATCATAACGGGAATAATCGGAGCACCGTATTTGATTTACTTGCTAATCCGAATGAATCGAAAGGGGGAATTATAA